From the genome of Vicia villosa cultivar HV-30 ecotype Madison, WI linkage group LG2, Vvil1.0, whole genome shotgun sequence, one region includes:
- the LOC131649340 gene encoding uncharacterized protein LOC131649340, giving the protein MLDVWEMDTESCIIVNLDKYGQPIGPEGTTVTRFIGSLVRRKQYASIKYKSWKVMPDKEKDEMLAQIETIFEFVPPMNDIAKQMLKLEMNIKWKQWKCDLKSKAFDPSKTEEEVASFIPDCRVDPDQYRELVHHWFSEEAQNRAKYEDIHCMGTKSLPRLINEKAKGASPTRKEIYIDTRTRKDGSVVNEKAARLIEELNKHNNEAETSQSIEKTPSHLPWTDDIYSQVKGPEKRGRVKCLGNIPKPKKSKASLSENQELRDELKKMRES; this is encoded by the exons ATGTTAGATGTATGGGAAATGGACACCGAGAGTTGCATAATTGTTAATTTGGATAAGTATGGTCAACCCATTGGTCCTGAAGGTACGACTGTTACTCGTTTCATAGGGAGTTTGGTTCGAAGGAAACAATATGCTTCCATTAAATACAAATCTTGGAAAGTTATGCCGGACAAGGAAAAAGATGAAATGTTGGCACAAATAGAG ACCATATTTGAGTTCGTTCCTCCTATGAATGACATTGCAAAACAAATGTTGAAACTTGAGATGAATATTAAGTGGAAACAATGGAAGTGTGATTTAAAATCAAAGGCATTTGACCCAAGTAAAACAGAAGAAGAAGTTGCATCTTTTATACCAGATTGTAGAGTTGACCCAGATCAATATCGTGAATTGGTTCATCATTGGTTTTCTGAAGAAGCACAA AATCGTGCTAAATATGAAGATATTCATTGTATGGGTACAAAAAGCCTCCCAAGATTGATCAATGAAAAG GCCAAAGGAGCGTCGCCCACACGCAAAGAGATTTACATTGATACCCGTACTCGCAAAGATGGTTCAGTTGTTAATGAAAAGGCTGCAAGATTGATT GAAGAACTAAACAAACATAATAATGAGGCTGAAACTTCTCAATCGATCGAAAAGACACCGAGTCATTTGCCTTGGACGGATGACATTTATTCCCAAGTAAAAGGACCTGAAAAGAGGGGACGTGTGAAATGTTTAGGTAATATTCCCAAACCTAAAAAATCAAAAGCTTCTTTGTCTGAAAATCAAGAGTTGAGGGATGAACTTAAGAAAATGCGAGAAAGTTAA
- the LOC131651393 gene encoding metalloendoproteinase 2-MMP-like has product MIDSRVFGQKWSGLLTAVCACRSRIPLFLKRIISRNWFSRLWNSFKSIFQKALKIGDTAKELPDLKDFLHFSGYLNSSTSNPNFTDEFTVNLQSAIIKFQKTFNLKTSGQLDENTYNILSKPRCGVPDIVNETTTMSNDVKSFKPWWTGKELKYAFHPENNLPENVKSLFQDAFNRWSKVTALDFVETVSFNGSDIRIAFVTMDGKGGMVGGGYVNNSVHVGSIYLDAEENWVVSSKSAIDEDDVDLESFVMHQIGHLLGLGHSSVEESIMYPIVLPKKKIELVNDDDLQKIQQIYGVTVTP; this is encoded by the exons ATGATTGATTCCAGAGTGTTTGGCCAGAAATGGTCGGGATTACTTACCGCAGTTTGTGC ATGCAGAAGCAGAATACCCCTATTTCTTAAACGCATAATCTCTCGTAACTGGTTTTCAAGACTCTGGAATAGTTTCAAGTCAATCTTCCAAAAAGCTCTAAAGATTGGAGACACGGCCAAAGAACTTCCTGATTTGAAAGACTTTTTACACTTCTCCGGATACTTAAACTCTTCCACTTCGAATCCAAATTTCACTGATGAATTCACGGTAAATCTTCAATCTGCAATAATCAAATTTCAGAAAACTTTCAATCTCAAAACTTCAGGTCAGCTTGATGAAAATACATATAATATTCTGTCAAAGCCACGTTGCGGTGTTCCTGACATCGTAAACGAAACCACCACCATGAGTAACGACGTTAAGTCGTTTAAACCATGGTGGACGGGAAAAGAGTTGAAATATGCTTTTCACCCGGAGAATAACCTTCCGGAGAATGTTAAGTCGTTGTTTCAAGACGCGTTTAATCGTTGGTCGAAGGTAACTGCGTTGGACTTCGTAGAGACGGTGTCGTTTAATGGTTCGGATATTCGTATAGCGTTTGTGACGATGGATGGAAAAGGTGGAATGGTTGGAGGTGGTTATGTAAACAATAGTGTTCATGTTGGGAGTATATATTTGGATGCTGAGGAAAATTGGGTGGTGTCGAGTAAGAGTGCTATTGATGAGGATGATGTGGATTTGGAATCATTTGTGATGCATCAAATTGGACATTTATTAGGGTTGGGACATTCTTCTGTGGAAGAGTCTATTATGTATCCGATTGTGTTGCCAAAAAAGAAGATTGAGTtggtgaatgatgatgatttgcaGAAGATTCAGCAAATATATGGTGTGACAGTGACTCCTTGA